The following are from one region of the Halarcobacter sp. genome:
- a CDS encoding ferritin, which produces MISKELQKALIEQLNKEYHSAYLYLGMSAYCSKEGFNGSSSWFLIQYQEEIAHGMKLFKYLEDQDVELKLPSIEGVKVEYNSLLDVFKKALAHEQKMSKNLNILSDIAMREKDHATYNLLQWYVTEQVEEEATLKEIIDHIKLVGDNGYGLYTIDKELSTRVFSDPTTK; this is translated from the coding sequence ATGATTAGTAAAGAATTACAAAAAGCATTAATAGAGCAATTAAACAAAGAGTATCACTCTGCATATCTATATCTTGGAATGAGTGCATACTGTTCAAAAGAGGGTTTTAATGGCTCTTCAAGTTGGTTTTTAATTCAATACCAAGAAGAGATTGCCCACGGAATGAAACTTTTTAAATATTTAGAAGACCAAGATGTAGAATTAAAACTACCTTCAATTGAGGGAGTAAAAGTTGAATACAATTCTTTATTAGATGTATTCAAAAAAGCTTTAGCCCACGAACAAAAAATGTCAAAAAATTTAAATATCTTAAGTGATATTGCTATGAGAGAAAAAGACCATGCAACATATAATTTACTTCAGTGGTATGTAACAGAACAAGTAGAAGAGGAAGCTACTTTAAAAGAGATTATAGACCATATTAAATTAGTTGGGGACAATGGATATGGACTTTATACAATAGACAAAGAGTTATCAACTAGAGTTTTTTCTGACCCAACAACTAAATAG
- a CDS encoding manganese-dependent inorganic pyrophosphatase, giving the protein MAIYTCGHTTPDSDSICSAISLAYLLNKIGREAIPARQGAVSPETQFILDRFGFEAPELKTEFAGCELFITDYSDRGQAPKDLDEATVVGIVDHHKLGDITTSTPLECWIRPVGCTNTIVKEMYDYHGVEIPANIAGVMLCAILSDTVIFKSPTCTEIDIKAVRELAAIAGVEDFGALGMEMFKVKSAVEGVPVRDLILRDYKPFDMHGRKVGIGQLEVIDLAIFDSVKDELQADLEKLREEEGLHTACLLLTDIMKEGSEILVSSTDSSVFEKAFDCKLDNNKVWLDGCLSRKKQIIPFLEPAFA; this is encoded by the coding sequence ATGGCAATTTATACATGTGGGCATACTACACCTGATTCAGATTCTATCTGTTCAGCAATATCTTTAGCTTATCTTTTAAACAAGATTGGAAGAGAAGCTATTCCAGCTAGACAAGGAGCAGTATCTCCTGAGACTCAGTTTATTTTAGACAGATTTGGTTTTGAAGCACCAGAACTAAAAACTGAATTTGCTGGTTGTGAACTATTTATAACAGATTATTCAGATAGAGGACAAGCTCCTAAAGATTTAGATGAAGCTACAGTTGTTGGTATTGTTGATCACCATAAATTAGGAGATATTACAACTTCTACTCCTTTAGAGTGTTGGATTAGACCAGTTGGGTGTACAAATACAATTGTAAAAGAGATGTATGATTATCATGGTGTTGAAATTCCTGCAAATATTGCTGGGGTTATGCTGTGTGCGATTCTTTCTGATACAGTTATTTTCAAATCTCCTACATGTACAGAAATTGATATTAAAGCTGTTAGAGAGTTAGCTGCAATTGCTGGTGTTGAAGATTTTGGAGCACTTGGAATGGAGATGTTTAAAGTTAAATCAGCTGTTGAAGGTGTACCTGTTAGAGATTTAATATTAAGAGATTATAAACCATTTGATATGCATGGTAGAAAAGTTGGAATTGGTCAATTAGAAGTTATTGATTTAGCTATTTTTGATTCAGTAAAAGATGAACTACAAGCTGATTTAGAAAAACTAAGAGAAGAGGAAGGTCTTCATACAGCTTGTTTACTTTTAACAGATATTATGAAAGAGGGAAGTGAAATTTTAGTGTCAAGTACTGATTCTTCAGTTTTTGAAAAAGCTTTTGATTGTAAACTTGATAACAACAAAGTTTGGTTAGATGGTTGTTTATCAAGAAAAAAACAAATTATCCCTTTCTTAGAACCTGCATTTGCATAA